In one window of Aceticella autotrophica DNA:
- the murJ gene encoding murein biosynthesis integral membrane protein MurJ, whose translation MTNKKLVKSAGYVAVITIIGKFMGFLKNTFQGRAFGTTGATDAYTVSLNIPTILYSIIGVAVSTAFIPLLNESYAEKGKEDMFEFANNVMNILFLLSTVIFIIAWVMTPLLVKIMASHFTGEKFALTVYLTKISIVNLLFLSMSAGFTAILQIMNDFTAPALNGILIDIPPIIFTLFFVKYGGIVGLTIFTTIAFGLQVVNQIPWLLKNKYRYSFKLNLKDPRIFKMLKLISPVIIGLSVNQINIIINTRLASGLPNGNITAFSYASLLNGAFYSTFATSVVTVIFPTLSKEGSIGDIKGLKNHIVKAINNINMIMIPLSLGIMVLRYHIIDILFKHGKFNEYSVEITSVALLFLSIGMVFYGIRDVFNISFYSTKDTKTPMINSIIGITANILISIILVKYMGIAGIAIGSSVSAAICAVLLMKDFKKKMGSIGGREMLITAIKLIMASSIMCVIIILLNRYLGNLMVGFKSELLYTMLIVLIGSLIYMILLYILKVKEFNYIYNTAAYKIKQTIGMLDI comes from the coding sequence ATGACTAATAAAAAATTGGTTAAATCGGCAGGATATGTTGCAGTTATTACTATTATTGGAAAGTTCATGGGATTTTTAAAAAATACCTTTCAAGGAAGGGCTTTTGGTACGACAGGTGCAACAGATGCATATACGGTTTCTCTTAATATTCCTACCATATTATATTCTATTATAGGTGTTGCTGTATCAACAGCTTTTATTCCATTGTTAAATGAGAGTTATGCAGAAAAAGGTAAAGAAGATATGTTTGAATTTGCGAACAATGTCATGAATATTTTATTTTTGCTTTCAACGGTGATATTTATTATTGCCTGGGTAATGACGCCGTTGTTAGTAAAAATAATGGCGTCACATTTTACCGGTGAGAAATTTGCTTTAACAGTATATTTAACTAAAATTAGTATTGTGAATTTATTGTTTTTAAGTATGTCTGCAGGTTTTACGGCTATTCTTCAAATAATGAATGATTTTACCGCTCCGGCACTTAATGGGATCTTAATAGATATACCACCCATTATATTTACTCTGTTTTTTGTTAAGTATGGTGGAATAGTTGGATTGACGATATTTACAACAATAGCTTTTGGTTTGCAAGTAGTAAATCAAATACCATGGTTGTTAAAAAATAAATATAGATACAGTTTTAAATTAAATTTAAAGGATCCGCGTATTTTTAAAATGCTTAAGCTTATTAGTCCGGTAATAATAGGATTGTCAGTAAATCAAATAAATATAATTATTAATACGCGGTTGGCATCAGGTTTGCCAAATGGCAATATAACAGCATTTAGTTATGCTAGTCTGCTTAATGGGGCATTTTATAGTACATTTGCTACATCTGTAGTTACAGTTATATTTCCAACACTATCCAAAGAAGGAAGTATTGGTGATATTAAAGGTTTAAAAAATCATATTGTAAAAGCAATAAATAATATTAATATGATTATGATTCCATTATCATTGGGTATAATGGTATTACGCTATCATATAATAGATATTTTATTTAAGCATGGAAAATTTAATGAATATAGTGTAGAAATAACATCGGTTGCTCTTTTATTTCTTTCGATCGGTATGGTTTTTTATGGAATAAGAGATGTGTTTAATATTTCGTTTTATTCTACTAAAGATACAAAAACTCCAATGATTAACAGTATTATTGGTATAACAGCAAACATATTGATTAGTATTATACTTGTTAAATATATGGGTATAGCTGGAATTGCAATAGGTTCTTCTGTTTCTGCAGCTATATGTGCGGTACTGCTTATGAAAGATTTTAAGAAGAAAATGGGAAGCATAGGAGGCCGTGAAATGTTAATAACGGCTATAAAATTAATTATGGCATCGTCAATTATGTGTGTTATAATAATACTTTTAAATAGGTACTTAGGGAATTTAATGGTTGGGTTTAAGTCGGAATTACTTTATACGATGTTAATAGTTTTAATAGGTTCATTGATTTATATGATTTTGCTATATATACTAAAAGTCAAAGAATTTAATTATATTTATAATACGGCTGCATACAAAATAAAACAAACAATAGGGATGCTTGACATTTAG
- the addA gene encoding helicase-exonuclease AddAB subunit AddA, producing MNVAKWTKEQGDAINSRNSSLLVSAAAGAGKTAVLVERIIKRITDIKNPVDIDKLLVVTFTDAAASELRERIGNVISDVLIKNPENKRIEAQLKLLCRANISTIHSFCLEVIRNNFHMTDIDPYFRIADDIETDLIKQEAMEELLEEWYDKDNNWDFIILVESYGGSRGDSKLKEIIFDLYNFAKSMPFPEEWLRDKIKKFNIDDNFDFGKSEWGNCLIKGIKIELTGYKNAIEKAISIIVSSDGLLPYLDNYDEELEIIENLIKCTEKSWESLCYAFNNINFKNLKSCKKDADIVAKETVTKIRNEVKTGINKIKEEIFSYTREEIKKEIKSLYPLMKTLCSLVVDFDKKYSMLKKGKNIMDFNDIEHYALNILLRRNEKGDTESTEVAKIYRSKFEEILIDEYQDSNIIQEVILNSISKDNNIFMVGDVKQSIYRFRQAKPELFLEKYKSYSYDQNSEKRKILLNDNFRSRKEIIDSINYIFKNIMSKEIGELDYNDEEMLNYSADFPEIEEEVKTELHIIENKAYTKNEEVSSEEDDSEDEPIENIRLEAKMVAKRIKQLISPDENGLRLKVYDKNIQGLRALKYRDIVILLRSVSDRAPIFLEELSKSDIPAYADAGLGYFETPEIKMIISLLQVIDNPMQDIPLIAVLNSPIFEFTPDDLVDVRLEDVEGAFYRALLRASLKNDVIGKKAKHVIECIEKWREKALNMPIDELIRYLYEETGYYGYVGTMEEGTIRQANLRILLIRAKEYEDTSFKGLFNFINYINKLKYHEEDMASAKVLGENENVVRIMSVHKSKGLEFPVVFVSDIGKKFNLKDLKKPVLFHYDLGFGPEFVDCKKRIFHSSIVKEAVKKQILYDTLSEEMRILYVALTRCRERLIITGSSNDVEKDVARWGRYAIGGKLSIYNTLRAKNYLDWICPVILKHKDGKALREYLQGNIDLIDDTSKWEVRVWQREFIINDEKAVNEDIQNILDELKGIKNARSKFADEVDRRLQYKYPFEKSTVLPAKLTVTEVKKLLNDDMSTFLIKSSHLKKPAFLDEKKDFSAAEKGTFLHLVMQKLDFSKVKTENNIKEQIELMVRSGILAESQAKTVDTGKILAFLCTPVGIRMKNAEKLYREIPFLTKIKATEIYKDLTSEYENEYILLQGKIDCYFEEDGGLVLIDYKTDYVTKDNLDSLKNEYKIQIELYSKSLEYITGKKVKERYIYFFSTWIDAVKM from the coding sequence ATGAATGTTGCAAAATGGACTAAAGAACAGGGAGATGCGATAAATTCGAGAAATTCAAGCCTCCTTGTTTCCGCAGCGGCAGGAGCCGGTAAAACAGCTGTACTTGTTGAAAGGATTATAAAAAGGATAACGGATATAAAAAACCCGGTTGATATTGACAAACTCCTTGTTGTTACATTTACGGATGCTGCCGCATCTGAACTTAGGGAAAGAATAGGAAATGTGATATCCGATGTTCTTATAAAAAATCCTGAAAACAAAAGAATAGAGGCACAGCTTAAACTTTTGTGTAGGGCTAATATCTCTACGATACATTCATTTTGTCTTGAAGTAATCAGGAATAATTTTCATATGACCGATATTGACCCGTATTTTAGAATTGCAGATGACATAGAAACAGATTTAATTAAACAGGAGGCGATGGAGGAACTTTTAGAGGAATGGTATGATAAGGATAATAATTGGGATTTCATTATACTTGTTGAAAGTTATGGCGGAAGCCGGGGTGATTCTAAGCTTAAAGAAATAATTTTTGATTTATATAATTTTGCAAAGTCAATGCCATTTCCGGAAGAATGGCTTAGAGATAAAATAAAAAAATTCAATATAGATGATAATTTCGATTTTGGTAAATCTGAATGGGGAAACTGTCTCATAAAAGGCATCAAAATAGAACTAACGGGTTATAAAAATGCTATAGAGAAGGCGATATCCATAATTGTTTCTTCAGATGGACTTTTGCCATATCTCGATAATTATGATGAAGAGCTTGAGATTATTGAGAATTTGATTAAATGTACGGAAAAATCATGGGAGAGTCTTTGTTATGCATTTAATAATATAAATTTCAAAAATTTAAAAAGCTGCAAAAAAGATGCGGATATAGTGGCTAAGGAGACTGTTACAAAGATACGGAATGAGGTTAAAACAGGTATCAATAAAATAAAAGAGGAAATATTTTCATATACCCGAGAGGAAATCAAAAAAGAGATAAAATCATTATATCCTTTGATGAAAACCCTGTGCAGCCTTGTTGTTGATTTTGATAAAAAGTATTCAATGCTTAAAAAGGGAAAAAATATTATGGATTTCAATGATATTGAACATTATGCACTTAATATACTGCTCAGGAGAAATGAAAAGGGAGATACGGAATCGACAGAGGTTGCAAAAATATACAGGAGTAAGTTTGAGGAAATATTGATTGATGAGTATCAGGACAGCAACATTATACAGGAGGTTATTCTTAATTCTATATCAAAAGATAACAATATCTTTATGGTTGGTGATGTCAAGCAGAGTATATACAGATTTCGTCAGGCAAAACCGGAGCTTTTTCTTGAAAAGTATAAAAGCTATTCTTATGATCAAAACAGTGAGAAAAGAAAAATCCTGCTTAATGATAATTTTAGGAGCAGAAAAGAAATAATAGACAGTATCAATTATATTTTTAAGAATATAATGTCAAAAGAAATCGGAGAACTTGATTATAATGATGAGGAAATGCTTAATTACAGTGCGGATTTTCCTGAGATAGAAGAAGAGGTAAAGACGGAACTTCATATTATTGAAAACAAAGCATATACAAAAAATGAGGAGGTTTCATCAGAGGAGGATGACAGTGAAGATGAGCCGATTGAAAATATACGGCTTGAGGCGAAGATGGTAGCAAAAAGGATAAAGCAGTTAATATCTCCTGATGAAAATGGTTTGAGATTAAAGGTTTATGATAAAAATATTCAGGGTTTGAGAGCTCTCAAATACAGGGATATTGTCATATTGTTGAGGTCTGTATCTGATAGGGCGCCTATATTTTTAGAGGAATTGTCAAAATCAGACATACCTGCATATGCGGATGCCGGTCTTGGATATTTTGAAACACCAGAGATTAAAATGATAATATCTCTGCTGCAGGTTATAGATAATCCAATGCAGGATATACCCCTCATTGCCGTATTAAATTCACCGATATTCGAATTTACACCGGATGATTTAGTTGATGTTAGGCTTGAGGATGTGGAGGGTGCATTTTATAGGGCGTTATTAAGGGCTTCCTTGAAAAATGATGTAATAGGTAAAAAAGCAAAACATGTTATAGAATGTATCGAAAAATGGCGGGAAAAAGCGCTGAATATGCCGATTGATGAACTAATAAGATATTTATATGAGGAAACAGGCTATTACGGATATGTCGGTACTATGGAAGAAGGGACAATAAGACAGGCAAATTTAAGGATATTATTAATAAGAGCTAAAGAGTATGAAGATACAAGCTTTAAGGGACTTTTTAATTTTATAAATTATATAAATAAACTTAAATACCACGAAGAAGATATGGCAAGCGCAAAAGTTCTTGGGGAAAATGAAAATGTGGTTAGAATAATGAGCGTACATAAAAGCAAGGGGCTTGAATTTCCTGTTGTTTTTGTATCCGATATAGGAAAAAAGTTTAACCTTAAGGATTTAAAAAAGCCTGTTCTATTTCATTATGATTTAGGTTTTGGGCCTGAATTTGTCGATTGTAAAAAAAGAATTTTTCATTCGTCTATTGTAAAGGAAGCCGTTAAAAAGCAGATATTATATGATACCCTTTCTGAAGAAATGAGGATATTGTATGTTGCACTTACAAGGTGTAGGGAAAGGCTTATTATTACAGGTTCATCAAACGATGTGGAAAAAGATGTGGCAAGATGGGGAAGATATGCCATTGGTGGTAAACTATCAATATATAATACATTGAGGGCTAAAAACTATCTTGATTGGATCTGCCCTGTTATTTTAAAGCATAAGGATGGCAAAGCCTTGAGGGAATATCTGCAGGGCAATATTGACCTGATTGATGATACATCGAAATGGGAAGTAAGGGTATGGCAGCGTGAGTTTATAATCAATGATGAAAAAGCTGTTAACGAAGATATACAAAACATTTTAGATGAATTAAAAGGTATTAAAAATGCAAGAAGTAAATTTGCGGATGAAGTTGACAGAAGGCTTCAATATAAGTACCCATTTGAGAAGTCAACGGTTTTGCCGGCGAAACTTACTGTTACGGAGGTCAAGAAGCTTCTAAATGATGACATGAGCACTTTCTTAATTAAAAGCAGCCATCTAAAAAAACCTGCCTTTCTTGATGAAAAAAAAGATTTTAGTGCGGCAGAAAAAGGTACTTTTCTGCATTTGGTTATGCAGAAACTTGATTTTTCAAAGGTAAAAACGGAAAATAACATAAAAGAACAGATTGAGTTGATGGTTCGATCAGGAATTTTAGCTGAAAGTCAGGCAAAAACGGTGGATACAGGAAAAATATTAGCATTTTTATGTACACCTGTTGGTATCAGGATGAAAAATGCTGAGAAGCTATACAGGGAGATACCGTTTTTAACTAAGATTAAAGCCACGGAGATATATAAAGACCTTACATCAGAATATGAAAATGAATATATACTCCTGCAGGGAAAGATAGATTGTTACTTTGAAGAGGATGGCGGGCTTGTCCTTATTGATTATAAAACGGATTATGTAACAAAAGACAATCTTGATAGTTTAAAAAATGAATATAAAATTCAAATTGAGTTATATTCAAAATCCCTTGAATATATAACGGGCAAAAAGGTTAAAGAAAGATATATTTATTTTTTCTCCACGTGGATTGATGCCGTCAAAATGTAA
- the addB gene encoding helicase-exonuclease AddAB subunit AddB, which produces MCVRFIYGRAGKGKSTYCLKDLKKKLCDGGKYPLLMIVPDEYTFETEKNLLDMVERDADMRAQVLSFNRLAIRVFGEVGGTAACNPIKPCSRGILMYKITDRTKDNLHIFHRSLKYPGFVNEISSIIMELKTYRITPELLDNIINILNNSLLKEKLKEINLIYKNYEHELHKKYIDQEDEMELLIKMLDYSEELRGAEIWIDGFTKFTPQQLKIIEKLIKKAARVNISLCRDTLNDNEFENIELFSPLKNTEEELIKLCHDNDIELENPVDLNEKPAVVLGSPEIKHLEENIFKYPFNIYNGEIQDISILESANRYDEIEETAKDVLRLVRDGNLRYKDITIALCDINKYAKLTKGIFTEYGIPYFINQKKDISNNPIIVFITSLLRIFTKDWEYEPVFRYLKTGLLNIDYNDICLIENYVIANGIKENKWFKDNWEYRLLYRFDRMNLTEEEKDTINRINMIKASITKPLISLHERINKCKVADICKALYEFMVNIGVYDKIEKLVGNYKDIGEADTAEEYSNIWGIVMDVLDQMVEIMGNEVVTLAQFLEVITMGFDSYNIGLIPPAIDQVLISNLNRLKNHNTKVLYIMGANDGIIPSIHKNEGILSDDDRKKLKELGIVVDGDINERIMEEQFIIYKAMTSAKKYLRISYPIADQEGKTMRPSIMISKLKKIFPDIKCEEKIETPHSSSTVLNCVSSPAPTFYEMVKELKKSSSIKDVNPIWIDVYRWFCSRPEWKERLSKAFEGFSHTYQVFPYKIKRLYGSNITLSISRLERYSGCPFSYFMEYGLKAKERKTYSFEAIDMGSFFHKVLEEFSRGIKNKELSWREIDREWCSEKVSLIVDDMLKKMPGYILNSSSRYRYISDRFKRVITRAVWTIAEHIKRGSFNPLEYEVGFGGGKRYSPVKIATSSGDVINIIGRIDRVDVMKKDGELYVRIIDYKSGNKGLNLADVYHGLQLQLILYLDVILESVSGDMKLNPAGIFYLKIDEPMIKSKEDLSEEEIEREVLKALKMKGLVLNDSNIIKEMDNTLKSGYSSIIPVYLKNDGSVGRNTHGVTKEQFKLLRDYVKYYIQKLCDDILKGNIEIKPYKNGDMSPCQFCKFSDVCRIDKNFNGYRIINNEKDDVIWDLMERGLKNECCKMD; this is translated from the coding sequence ATGTGTGTGAGGTTTATATATGGTAGAGCAGGCAAAGGGAAAAGTACATACTGCCTTAAGGACCTTAAGAAAAAGCTCTGTGATGGAGGAAAATATCCTCTTTTGATGATAGTGCCTGATGAGTATACATTTGAAACGGAAAAAAACCTATTGGATATGGTTGAGCGGGATGCTGACATGAGGGCACAGGTGCTGAGCTTTAATAGGCTTGCGATAAGAGTATTCGGAGAAGTCGGGGGTACTGCCGCCTGCAATCCTATAAAACCATGCAGCAGAGGAATCCTTATGTATAAAATAACGGACAGAACTAAGGATAATTTGCATATCTTTCATAGGTCACTTAAATATCCGGGATTTGTTAATGAAATATCTTCAATAATTATGGAGCTAAAGACATATAGGATAACGCCGGAGCTTCTTGATAATATTATAAATATACTAAACAATTCATTATTAAAAGAAAAACTTAAAGAAATAAATTTAATTTACAAGAATTATGAGCATGAGCTTCATAAAAAATACATAGACCAGGAAGACGAAATGGAATTACTTATAAAGATGCTTGATTATTCGGAGGAATTAAGAGGGGCTGAAATCTGGATTGACGGATTCACAAAGTTTACGCCGCAGCAGTTAAAAATCATAGAAAAACTTATAAAAAAAGCAGCAAGAGTAAATATTTCACTTTGCAGAGATACATTAAATGATAATGAATTTGAAAATATTGAATTATTTTCACCTCTAAAAAATACCGAAGAAGAATTAATAAAACTTTGCCATGATAATGATATTGAATTGGAGAACCCTGTCGATTTAAACGAAAAGCCTGCGGTAGTTTTAGGGAGTCCTGAAATTAAGCATCTTGAAGAAAATATATTTAAATATCCTTTTAATATATATAATGGGGAAATACAAGATATAAGCATCTTAGAATCTGCAAATCGTTATGACGAGATCGAAGAGACTGCAAAGGATGTTTTAAGATTAGTGAGAGATGGTAATTTGAGATATAAGGATATTACCATTGCGCTATGTGATATAAATAAATATGCGAAACTCACAAAAGGAATATTTACAGAATACGGCATTCCATATTTTATTAATCAAAAGAAAGACATAAGCAATAATCCTATTATTGTGTTTATCACATCATTGCTTCGAATATTTACGAAGGATTGGGAATATGAACCGGTTTTCAGATATTTAAAGACAGGATTATTGAACATTGATTATAATGATATATGCCTTATAGAGAATTATGTTATTGCAAACGGCATAAAAGAAAATAAATGGTTTAAAGACAATTGGGAATACAGGCTTTTGTACAGATTCGACAGGATGAATTTGACTGAAGAGGAAAAAGATACAATAAACAGGATAAATATGATAAAAGCATCAATAACAAAACCCTTAATATCCTTGCATGAAAGGATTAATAAATGCAAAGTTGCCGATATATGCAAGGCATTATATGAATTTATGGTAAATATAGGGGTATATGACAAGATAGAAAAACTTGTAGGCAATTATAAGGATATAGGTGAAGCCGATACGGCAGAGGAATATTCAAATATTTGGGGTATTGTAATGGATGTATTGGATCAAATGGTTGAGATAATGGGGAATGAAGTAGTAACGTTAGCTCAATTTTTAGAAGTTATTACAATGGGATTTGATTCATACAATATTGGTCTTATACCACCGGCAATTGATCAGGTTTTGATAAGCAATCTTAACAGACTAAAAAACCATAATACGAAGGTATTGTACATAATGGGTGCAAATGATGGAATTATTCCTTCCATACATAAAAATGAAGGAATCTTATCTGATGATGATCGTAAGAAGCTCAAGGAACTTGGTATTGTTGTAGATGGTGATATAAATGAAAGAATCATGGAAGAACAATTTATTATTTATAAGGCAATGACATCTGCAAAAAAATACCTTAGAATAAGTTATCCCATTGCTGACCAGGAAGGTAAAACAATGAGACCTTCAATTATGATATCAAAGCTTAAAAAGATATTTCCCGACATAAAATGTGAGGAAAAGATTGAAACGCCTCATTCATCTTCCACTGTTTTAAATTGCGTTTCAAGTCCTGCACCGACGTTTTATGAAATGGTCAAGGAATTAAAAAAGAGCAGCAGTATAAAAGATGTGAATCCGATTTGGATAGATGTATATAGATGGTTTTGCAGCAGACCTGAATGGAAGGAGAGGCTATCCAAAGCCTTTGAAGGCTTTAGTCATACATATCAGGTATTTCCTTATAAAATAAAAAGGTTATATGGCAGTAATATTACTTTAAGTATTTCAAGGCTTGAGAGATATTCGGGATGCCCCTTTTCATATTTTATGGAATACGGGCTTAAAGCTAAGGAACGAAAAACATACAGCTTTGAAGCAATTGATATGGGTAGCTTTTTCCACAAAGTATTGGAGGAGTTTTCTAGGGGTATTAAAAATAAAGAGCTGTCATGGAGGGAGATAGACAGAGAATGGTGCAGTGAAAAAGTATCGTTAATTGTTGATGATATGCTTAAGAAAATGCCCGGATATATATTGAATTCATCTTCAAGGTATAGATATATATCCGATAGATTTAAGCGGGTTATAACAAGAGCCGTATGGACTATTGCAGAACATATTAAAAGGGGTTCTTTTAATCCTCTGGAATATGAAGTAGGCTTTGGAGGCGGCAAGAGGTATTCCCCTGTAAAAATTGCTACTTCATCTGGAGATGTGATAAATATTATCGGCAGGATTGACAGGGTAGACGTTATGAAAAAAGACGGGGAGTTATATGTGAGAATAATTGATTATAAATCAGGGAATAAAGGCTTAAACCTTGCTGATGTATATCATGGTTTGCAGCTTCAACTGATATTATACCTTGATGTAATATTGGAAAGCGTAAGTGGTGATATGAAGTTAAATCCCGCCGGAATATTTTATTTAAAAATTGACGAACCAATGATTAAATCAAAGGAAGATTTATCCGAAGAAGAAATTGAAAGAGAGGTATTGAAGGCACTAAAGATGAAGGGTCTTGTTTTGAATGACAGCAATATTATAAAAGAAATGGATAATACATTAAAAAGCGGTTATTCTTCAATAATACCGGTTTATTTGAAAAATGACGGCAGTGTGGGAAGAAACACCCATGGGGTGACAAAAGAGCAATTCAAGTTATTGCGTGATTATGTTAAGTATTATATACAAAAGCTATGTGATGATATCCTCAAGGGCAACATAGAGATAAAACCATATAAGAATGGAGATATGTCACCATGTCAATTCTGTAAGTTTTCTGATGTATGCAGAATTGATAAAAATTTCAATGGATACAGGATAATAAACAATGAAAAAGATGATGTAATATGGGATTTGATGGAGAGGGGCTTAAAAAATGAATGTTGCAAAATGGACTAA
- a CDS encoding DNA topoisomerase III, translating into MGKILVLAEKPSVARDIGKVLKCNINGKSYLEGDKYVITWALGHLVTLADPDIYDINLKKWSMDTLPMLPKKMELTVIPKTAKHFGEVRKVMKRNDIDELILATDPAREGELVGRWIIEKVGFRKPIKRLWISSQTDKAIIDGFKRLKPGNDYLNLYQSAVCRAEADWLIGLNVTRALTCKYNAQLSAGRVQTPILSMIIEREEEIKRFKPKDYYIITGKTKDFKLQWQNKNGNSKIFDENFAKEVLMKVTGKSGKIIDVEENNRKQYSPALYDLTELQREANRIYGYSAKETLSIMQRLYENYKVLTYPRTDSRYISSDIVPTLPDRLKAVSFGQYGKIANGILKNKIVSHKGFVDDKKITDHHAIIPTEERMNISNLNNEERNIYNMVIKRFLSVMLPPFEYLQITIKAEVNGEIFTAKGKIVKSKGWKTVYDSDENLEENNEDKNAEGLKDQILPMIKKGDNISFVSVDLHKLQTKPPTRFNEATLLSAMENPQKYVQMDSELSKTLGETGGLGTVATRADIIEKLFNAFYIEKKGKEIIPTSKGRQLIDLVPDELKSPLLTAKWERELDLISKGKMDGNTFVDKMKQYAEKLVKIVKNSTDKYIHDNLTGNKCPVCGKHMLEVKSKTGRMLVCQDRECGHREMLSRFTNARCPECHKKLELRGQGEGQIYVCTNCHFKEKLSSFNKRFKENNHKADKRDVEKYIKKLREENETPINSALSDALSKLNLNS; encoded by the coding sequence ATGGGAAAAATTTTAGTGCTGGCTGAGAAACCCAGTGTAGCTCGTGATATAGGTAAGGTTTTAAAATGCAATATAAATGGGAAAAGTTATTTAGAAGGTGATAAGTACGTAATCACTTGGGCTCTTGGTCATTTAGTAACGTTAGCAGATCCTGATATTTATGATATCAATCTTAAGAAATGGAGCATGGATACACTTCCTATGTTGCCGAAAAAAATGGAGCTGACTGTGATACCAAAAACAGCAAAGCATTTTGGAGAAGTCAGAAAAGTTATGAAAAGAAACGATATAGACGAATTAATATTAGCAACAGACCCTGCAAGAGAGGGTGAATTAGTAGGAAGATGGATTATAGAGAAGGTTGGATTTAGAAAACCGATTAAGCGTCTTTGGATTTCTTCTCAAACTGATAAGGCAATAATTGATGGGTTCAAAAGATTAAAACCGGGAAACGATTATCTGAATTTATACCAATCTGCCGTATGCAGAGCCGAGGCAGATTGGTTGATTGGTCTTAATGTTACAAGAGCATTGACATGTAAATATAATGCCCAACTTTCTGCAGGCAGGGTTCAGACTCCGATTCTTTCTATGATAATTGAAAGAGAAGAAGAAATAAAAAGGTTTAAGCCGAAGGATTACTATATCATAACAGGTAAAACTAAAGATTTTAAACTTCAATGGCAAAATAAAAATGGTAATTCTAAGATATTTGATGAAAATTTTGCAAAAGAAGTATTAATGAAGGTTACCGGAAAATCAGGAAAGATAATTGACGTGGAAGAAAATAATCGGAAGCAGTATTCTCCGGCTTTATATGATTTAACGGAATTACAAAGAGAAGCTAATAGAATATACGGTTATTCGGCAAAAGAAACCCTTTCTATTATGCAAAGATTATATGAGAATTATAAGGTTTTGACATATCCTAGAACTGACTCAAGATATATTTCCAGTGATATTGTACCTACATTGCCGGACAGATTAAAGGCTGTATCTTTCGGGCAATACGGGAAAATAGCAAATGGAATATTAAAAAATAAAATAGTATCACATAAAGGATTTGTTGATGATAAAAAAATTACAGATCATCATGCGATAATTCCGACTGAGGAAAGGATGAATATTTCCAATCTCAATAATGAAGAAAGAAATATTTATAACATGGTAATAAAACGCTTTTTAAGTGTTATGCTGCCTCCTTTTGAATATTTACAAATAACTATAAAAGCAGAAGTTAATGGAGAAATTTTTACGGCAAAAGGTAAAATTGTCAAATCAAAAGGTTGGAAGACTGTTTATGATAGTGATGAAAATCTTGAGGAGAACAATGAGGATAAAAATGCGGAAGGACTTAAGGACCAGATACTTCCGATGATAAAAAAAGGAGATAATATATCATTTGTTTCAGTTGATCTGCATAAATTGCAAACAAAGCCTCCAACAAGATTTAATGAGGCGACACTTTTATCTGCCATGGAAAATCCTCAAAAATATGTACAAATGGATAGTGAATTATCAAAAACATTAGGGGAAACAGGAGGACTTGGTACTGTTGCTACAAGAGCAGACATTATTGAAAAACTCTTTAATGCATTTTATATTGAAAAAAAGGGCAAAGAAATTATTCCAACATCTAAGGGAAGGCAATTGATAGATTTAGTGCCTGATGAATTAAAATCGCCCCTTCTTACGGCAAAATGGGAAAGAGAACTGGATTTAATCAGTAAGGGAAAGATGGATGGGAATACATTTGTAGACAAAATGAAACAATACGCCGAAAAGCTCGTAAAAATTGTTAAAAACAGTACAGACAAGTATATACATGATAATTTAACCGGAAATAAATGTCCTGTATGTGGAAAACATATGCTTGAAGTAAAAAGCAAAACAGGAAGAATGCTTGTATGTCAGGACAGGGAATGTGGTCATAGAGAGATGCTAAGCAGATTTACAAATGCAAGATGTCCGGAATGCCATAAAAAATTAGAATTAAGAGGTCAGGGTGAAGGACAGATTTATGTATGTACAAATTGTCATTTTAAAGAAAAACTATCATCTTTTAATAAAAGATTTAAGGAAAACAATCATAAAGCTGACAAGAGAGATGTGGAGAAATATATAAAAAAACTAAGGGAAGAAAATGAAACCCCTATTAATTCTGCACTTTCCGATGCACTATCAAAGTTAAATTTAAATAGTTGA